One window of Microbacterium sp. Root61 genomic DNA carries:
- a CDS encoding dolichyl-phosphate-mannose--protein mannosyltransferase: MTIAEPLLPPAVATRTRPSVYDRWRARVAADPRRGRVWGWLAPTLITLIAGILRFWNLGHPHAFIFDETYYVKDSWSQWNLGYPSTWGDRADALFVAGNTDTFTTVGSFVVHPPLGKWIIGAGMGLFGADSSVGWRFTTALFGTALVLLLYFVARSLTGSTVFSSVAALLLAVDGLGIVMSRVALLDIFLTFFALLSFWFVILDRRRHLANLAAVIGARSLGGTPPAWGPVLWNRPWLIAAGAAAGAATAVKWSGLYVLAAIGIYVVVSDALARRRAGVGFWPTDAAFRQGIASFLLLVPIALVVYVASWIGWLVTDDGYGRHAVDDSPATGFWSWVPLPLQNLWAYHEAMYGFHVGLTSPHGYRSAAWQWPFLIRPTSMYYHQDKLGQLGCETANGCVQNVYSMPNPLIWWAGIAAIVYLVIRFIVKPDWRYAIVLTGFAATYVPWLLYPERTIFQFYTIAMLPFMLLALAFALRDIAGSGSTDPDRRKSGQRVVLVFLAFVLVLSAFWYPVLTATSVPYDFWRAHNWFPTWV; the protein is encoded by the coding sequence GTGACGATCGCCGAGCCACTCCTGCCCCCGGCCGTTGCGACGCGCACTCGGCCGTCCGTGTACGACCGCTGGCGCGCGCGGGTGGCTGCGGATCCGCGCCGAGGCCGCGTGTGGGGCTGGCTCGCGCCGACCCTGATCACCCTCATCGCCGGCATCCTGCGCTTCTGGAACCTCGGGCATCCGCACGCCTTCATCTTCGATGAGACGTACTACGTGAAGGACTCCTGGAGCCAGTGGAACCTCGGCTACCCATCCACGTGGGGTGACCGCGCCGACGCGCTGTTCGTCGCGGGTAACACCGACACCTTCACCACTGTCGGCAGCTTCGTGGTGCACCCGCCGCTCGGCAAGTGGATCATCGGCGCGGGAATGGGCCTGTTCGGGGCCGATTCCTCGGTCGGATGGCGGTTCACCACCGCGCTGTTCGGCACCGCGCTGGTGCTGCTGCTCTACTTCGTGGCACGGTCACTGACCGGATCGACGGTGTTCTCCTCGGTCGCAGCGCTGCTGCTCGCGGTCGACGGCCTCGGCATCGTGATGAGCAGGGTCGCGCTCCTCGACATCTTCCTGACCTTCTTCGCCCTGCTCTCGTTCTGGTTCGTCATCCTGGATCGCCGCCGACATCTCGCGAATCTCGCCGCCGTGATCGGTGCCCGATCGCTCGGCGGCACGCCGCCCGCGTGGGGGCCGGTGCTGTGGAACCGCCCCTGGCTCATCGCGGCGGGGGCGGCGGCCGGCGCCGCGACAGCGGTCAAGTGGTCGGGACTGTACGTGCTCGCGGCGATCGGCATCTACGTCGTGGTCTCGGACGCGCTGGCCCGTCGACGCGCCGGGGTCGGGTTCTGGCCGACGGATGCCGCGTTCCGGCAGGGCATCGCGTCGTTCCTGCTGCTCGTCCCCATCGCGCTCGTGGTCTACGTCGCGTCGTGGATCGGCTGGCTCGTCACGGATGACGGCTATGGCCGACACGCGGTGGACGATTCACCTGCGACCGGATTCTGGTCGTGGGTGCCGCTGCCGCTGCAGAACCTGTGGGCATATCACGAGGCGATGTACGGGTTCCACGTCGGTCTCACCTCGCCGCACGGCTACCGCAGTGCGGCCTGGCAATGGCCGTTCCTGATCCGGCCGACGTCGATGTACTACCACCAGGACAAGCTCGGTCAGCTCGGCTGCGAGACGGCCAACGGGTGCGTGCAGAACGTCTACAGCATGCCGAACCCATTGATCTGGTGGGCCGGCATCGCGGCGATCGTCTATCTCGTCATCCGCTTCATCGTGAAGCCCGACTGGCGCTACGCGATCGTGCTGACCGGCTTCGCCGCGACCTACGTGCCGTGGCTGCTGTACCCGGAGCGCACGATCTTCCAGTTCTACACGATCGCGATGCTCCCGTTCATGCTGCTGGCGCTGGCCTTCGCCCTGCGAGATATCGCCGGATCGGGCAGCACCGATCCGGACCGGCGAAAATCGGGGCAACGAGTGGTGCTGGTGTTCCTCGCCTTCGTGCTTGTGCTCTCCGCGTTCTGGTACCCGGTGCTCACCGCGACCTCCGTCCCGTACGACTTCTGGCGCGCGCACAACTGGTTCCCGACCTGGGTCTAG
- a CDS encoding thioredoxin domain-containing protein gives MASRLADASSPYLRAHADNPVAWFPWGQDAFDEARRRDVPVLVSIGYSTCHWCHVMARESFSDDVTAREINDGFVAIKVDREEHPEVDAAYLAAAGAFTGSLGWPLTVFTTPDGRPFYAGTYWPPEPRPPLPAFRQVLAAVREAWEERRDQVDETSQQLAEALQRLGAVRPPADRLPGSDELMDAARRLARLEDREYGGFAAASVGMDTPKFPTVPALRFLQATAALGDGGEPEVAHRALAAMATSPLRDPVDGGFFRYATRRDWTVPHYERMLTDNAGLLEVALDDGDAATARGIAAFLREVMQLPSGGFAAAQDSESMVDGRRSEGGYYVRDAAARASLDPPALDGKVITGWNGLAIAALARGGVRLQEPTWIEAARWAADCVLVDNIDANGMLRRASLDEIPSRAAGALEDWGLLASGLLGLAAATGDVLYATKALDLIDACVRDGALRTPGGGDPVLAAQGVPITTDAADGDHPSGPASVAAAALAAWRLGAGERYREIAAGVVASHSSIALDHPVGYGALLETAVGLAAAPRQVVVVAPGSDDPLVAAAGALRADVIAVVTPEQAQEWAEAGFELFEAKALVGGRAALYDCRGFTCRLPVTEASQLAES, from the coding sequence ATGGCCTCTCGTCTTGCCGACGCGTCAAGTCCCTACCTGCGCGCGCATGCCGACAACCCCGTCGCGTGGTTCCCGTGGGGTCAGGATGCGTTCGATGAGGCCCGGCGCCGCGATGTGCCCGTGCTGGTCTCGATCGGGTATTCGACCTGCCACTGGTGCCACGTCATGGCCCGGGAGTCCTTCTCGGATGACGTGACCGCCCGCGAGATCAACGACGGTTTCGTCGCGATCAAGGTCGACCGGGAAGAGCATCCGGAGGTGGATGCCGCGTATCTGGCCGCCGCGGGAGCCTTCACCGGCAGCCTCGGCTGGCCGCTGACCGTTTTCACGACGCCCGACGGACGCCCGTTCTACGCCGGCACATACTGGCCGCCCGAGCCGCGCCCGCCGCTCCCGGCATTTCGGCAGGTGCTCGCGGCCGTCCGCGAGGCGTGGGAGGAGCGCCGCGACCAGGTCGACGAGACCTCGCAGCAGCTCGCGGAGGCTCTGCAGCGTCTCGGTGCCGTGCGGCCGCCCGCCGACCGTCTTCCCGGCTCCGACGAACTCATGGATGCGGCACGGCGCCTGGCCCGGCTCGAGGATCGGGAGTATGGGGGCTTCGCCGCGGCATCCGTCGGTATGGACACCCCGAAGTTCCCGACCGTTCCGGCCTTGCGATTCCTCCAAGCGACCGCGGCACTGGGCGACGGCGGGGAGCCGGAGGTCGCGCATCGTGCGCTCGCAGCGATGGCGACCTCGCCGCTGCGAGACCCCGTCGATGGCGGCTTCTTCCGCTACGCGACCCGTCGTGACTGGACCGTGCCGCACTACGAGCGCATGCTGACCGACAACGCCGGGCTGCTCGAGGTCGCCCTCGACGACGGCGATGCTGCTACGGCCCGGGGCATCGCCGCGTTCCTGCGGGAGGTCATGCAACTGCCGTCCGGCGGGTTCGCGGCGGCGCAGGACTCCGAGTCGATGGTGGACGGGCGTCGGTCGGAGGGCGGGTACTACGTCCGGGATGCCGCGGCACGGGCATCGCTGGATCCTCCCGCGCTCGACGGCAAGGTCATCACCGGCTGGAACGGACTCGCCATCGCCGCGCTGGCCCGCGGCGGGGTGCGGTTGCAGGAGCCGACGTGGATCGAGGCGGCGCGCTGGGCCGCGGACTGCGTCCTGGTGGACAACATCGACGCGAACGGGATGCTGCGGCGCGCGTCGCTGGATGAGATCCCGTCGCGGGCAGCGGGAGCGCTGGAGGACTGGGGGCTGCTCGCCTCCGGTCTGCTCGGCCTCGCCGCCGCGACGGGCGATGTGCTGTACGCGACGAAAGCCCTCGACCTGATCGACGCCTGCGTGCGGGACGGAGCGCTGCGCACGCCCGGTGGCGGTGATCCGGTGCTGGCCGCACAGGGCGTGCCGATCACGACGGATGCGGCCGACGGAGACCATCCGTCCGGACCGGCGTCCGTGGCCGCTGCGGCGCTGGCGGCGTGGCGGCTCGGTGCGGGGGAGCGCTACCGGGAGATCGCGGCCGGGGTCGTGGCATCCCATTCGTCCATCGCGCTGGATCATCCCGTCGGCTACGGCGCGCTGCTGGAGACGGCGGTCGGACTGGCCGCGGCGCCGCGGCAGGTCGTGGTGGTGGCACCCGGGTCGGATGACCCGCTCGTTGCGGCGGCAGGTGCGCTACGTGCCGACGTGATCGCCGTCGTGACGCCGGAACAGGCGCAGGAGTGGGCCGAGGCCGGGTTCGAGCTGTTCGAGGCGAAGGCGCTCGTCGGCGGTCGCGCGGCGCTGTACGACTGTCGCGGCTTCACGTGCCGCCTGCCCGTGACCGAGGCATCCCAGCTCGCGGAGAGCTAG
- the msuE gene encoding FMN reductase — protein MTESAPRTPLRVVGVSGSLSAPSRTTALVAALIEALADRSDIDARIIELTDIGPDLAGALRREDLSPRVEDALLAIESADLIIAASPVYRASFTGLFKHLFDFVGQYSLVGKPVLVAATGGGERHALILEHQLRPLFGFFQALTLPLGVYASDAAFEGYTVTDPALLARIDEAASRALPLVEQVARQHISEYVSSW, from the coding sequence ATGACCGAGTCCGCTCCCCGCACCCCGCTGCGCGTCGTCGGGGTGTCGGGCTCGCTGTCGGCGCCGAGCCGCACGACGGCCTTGGTCGCGGCCCTCATCGAGGCGCTCGCGGACCGTTCGGACATCGATGCGCGGATCATCGAGCTGACTGACATCGGACCCGACCTCGCCGGTGCCCTGCGCCGCGAAGACCTCTCGCCGCGGGTCGAGGACGCGCTCCTCGCGATCGAGAGCGCCGACCTGATCATCGCGGCGAGCCCGGTGTACCGCGCGTCTTTCACGGGACTGTTCAAGCACCTCTTCGACTTCGTCGGGCAGTACTCGCTCGTAGGGAAGCCGGTGCTGGTCGCCGCCACGGGCGGGGGCGAGCGGCACGCCCTCATCCTGGAGCATCAACTGCGGCCCTTGTTCGGGTTCTTCCAGGCACTGACGCTGCCGCTCGGGGTGTACGCGAGCGACGCGGCGTTCGAGGGATACACGGTCACCGATCCCGCGCTGCTCGCCCGCATCGACGAGGCCGCATCCCGGGCGCTCCCGTTGGTAGAGCAGGTCGCCCGTCAACACATCTCGGAGTACGTGTCGAGCTGGTGA